The following proteins come from a genomic window of Trifolium pratense cultivar HEN17-A07 linkage group LG4, ARS_RC_1.1, whole genome shotgun sequence:
- the LOC123920174 gene encoding uncharacterized protein C26H5.07c-like produces the protein MVPPITITQRFLTAKSILTFSLSRSLFYRNISDQRQHKHTKMDYIDHGGDHRRRRRRRSLHSSIQHISVIFIYLTFHSVITLVGASIHDYQNETFIRRSNSFFFHGGSEGLYASKPISFNHSLSSQDNFPTGKSFIRFESITFRRTKESAEKASSMQQKTGLVEAIIIKVRDRNNIGSVSLNSDAICCTPELAKEGSCKLGEVIIRENPDEPNGPKRLQTFFEGQDEETNMVIQTVEINSTGMYYLYFMFCDPQLKDTVISGRTVWRNPDGYLPGKMTPLMTFYGLMSLAYLFLGLVWFLWFVQYWKDVIQLHYHITAVIGLGMCEMALWYFEYANFNSTGSRPMVITVWAVTFTAVKKTVSRLLLLVVSMGFGVVRPTLGGLTSKVILLGVVYFVASEALELVEHLGNINDFSGKARLILVLPVALLDACFILWIFSSLSKTLEKLQIRKSTGKLELYRKFTNSLAVTVLLSVIWIGYELYFNASDPLGELWRRAWVIPAFWTLLAYALLIVICILWAPSRNPTRYSYSEETGDDFDEEAVTIVGSGVKVSEMATRLERKDRKSSSTSLSTDHHVFGVVEEEDKRE, from the exons ATGGTTCCACCTATTACCATAACACAACGATTCCTCACTGCAAAATCAATTCTCACTTTTTCACTCTCTCGCTCACTTTTTTACCGTAACATTTCAGATCAGCGACAACACAAACACACCAAAATGGATTACATCGATCACGGCGGCGATCACCGTCGTCGTCGTCGTCGTCGGAGCCTCCACTCTTCAATTCAACACATTTCTGTCATTTTCATATATCTCACTTTCCATTCAGTCATTACACTCGTCGGTGCTTCCATTCATGACTACCAAAACGAAACCTTTATCCGTCGGTCTAATTCGTTTTTCTTCCATGGCGGTAGTGAAGGTCTTTATGCTTCTAAACCTATTTCGTTTAATCACTCTTTATCTTCTCAAGATAATTTTCCCACTGGTAAATCCTTCATCAG GTTTGAGTCCATTACCTTTCGAAGAACAAAAGAATCTGCTGAAAAGGCAAGTTCTATGCAGCAAAAGACAGGGTTGGTTGAAGCTATAATAATTAAGGTGAGAGATAGGAATAACATTGGGAGTGTTTCTTTGAACTCCGATGCTATATGCTGCACTCCTGAGCTTGCCAAAGAAGGTTCTTGTAAGTTAGGAGAGGTTATCATCCGTGAAAACCCTGACGAACCAAATGGACCGAAACGCTTGCAGACCTTTTTTGAAGGGCAGGATGAAGAGACTAACATGGTTATTCAAACTGTTGAAATAAATAGTACTGGAATGTATTATTTGTATTTCATGTTTTGTGATCCTCAACTGAAGGACACAGTGATTTCTGGAAGAACTGTTTGGAGAAACCCGGATGGTTATCTACCCGGAAAGATGACACCGTTGATGACATTTTATGGTTTGATGTCTTTGGCTTACCTTTTTCTCggtcttgtttggtttctctgGTTTGTACAGTATTGGAAGGATGTGATACAGTTGCATTACCACATTACTGCAGTTATTGGCCTTGGCATGTGTGAAATGGCCTTGTGGTATTTTGAGTATGCAAATTTCAATTCAACGGGAAGCAGGCCAATGGTAATTACAGTATGGGCCGTGACTTTCACTGCTGTCAAGAAGACAGTGTCGCGGCTTCTTCTTTTGGTGGTTTCTATGGGTTTCGGAGTTGTGCGACCAACACTTGGTGGTCTAACGTCAAAAGTAATTCTTCTTGGTGTGGTATATTTTGTGGCCTCAGAAGCACTTGAGCTGGTAGAACATCTCGGTAATATTAATGACTTCTCTGGAAAAGCAAGACTTATCTTGGTGCTGCCTGTGGCTCTGTTGGATGCTTGCTTTATTCTTTGGATCTTTTCATCATTATCTAAAACCCTGGAGAAGCTTCAG ATTCGGAAAAGTACTGGAAAACTTGAGTTGTACAGGAAATTTACAAATTCTCTTGCAGTGACGGTGCTGCTTTCAGTAATATGGATCGGTTATGAG TTGTACTTCAATGCGTCTGACCCTTTGGGTGAATTATGGCGAAGAGCTTGGGTCATCCCGGCTTTCTGGACTTTGCTTGCTTATGCTCTCCTGATAGTGATCTGCATTCTCTGGGCCCCATCTCGTAATCCAACAAG GTATTCATACTCGGAAGAGACGGGAGATGACTTTGATGAGGAAGCTGTCACAATTGTTGGAAGTGGAGTTAAGGTGTCTGAAATGGCTACCAGGCTAGAAAGAAAGGATAGAAAGTCATCATCGACATCACTTTCTACAGATCATCATGTATTTGGAGTAGTTGAAGAGGAAGACAAGAGAGAGTGA
- the LOC123920175 gene encoding WRKY transcription factor 55 isoform X2: MEEVMNFITRAFELAKDHEQELPNIANNPEMLFSSIDEVEKAFSSAKERLMMMLSSQHDTTTTTTTTTTKGSNSFAQILSHDVFMQNNHDHHGQMGGSGNSMHAHSMNQLLLMQHSFEMLRSRGTLMIGEMGGRDVEGLEISKGLEGEMQGIEESPSRPKKSRKNDMEKRTEMFPAPQIGNTEMPPEDGFTWRKYGQKEILGRKYPRSYYRCTHQKLYLCPAKKQVQRLDNNPNIVEVTYRGEHICHKSLTAPSSYPPPPNLLVNINTTQATIPPEAWPPAVNLGLRGGNSSGGPSTSRFGIDYPVADMADAMFNSGSSSGNSMESLFHPSDDKWEPDEKIN; the protein is encoded by the exons ATGGAAGAGGTCATGAATTTCATCACGCGTGCTTTTGAATTGGCCAAAGATCATGAACAAGAACTACCAAACATTGCCAACAACCCTGAAATGCTATTCTCATCCATTGATGAGGTTGAAAAAGCATTTTCTTCTGCAAAAGAAAGATTAATGATGATGTTGTCATCACAACAtgacacaacaacaacaacaacaacaacaacaacaaaaggtTCTAATTCCTTTGCTCAAATTTTGTCTCATGATGTTTTCATGCAAAACAATCATGATCATCATGGTCAAATGGGTGGAAGTGGAAATTCAATGCATGCACATTCAATGAATCAATTGCTTCTAATGCAACACTCTTTTGAGATGCTAAGGTCTAGGGGAACTTTGATGATTGGCGAAATGGGCGGGAGGGATGTCGAAGGTTTAGAGATATCAAAAGGGTTAGAAGGAGAAATGCAAGGAATAGAAGAATCACCATCACGACCGAAAAAAAG CAGGAAGAATGATATGGAGAAGAGAACAGAGATGTTTCCAGCACCTCAAATTGGAAACACTGAAATGCCACCAGAAGATGGCTTCACTTGGAGAAAATATGGACAAAAAGAGATACTTGGCCGCAAGTATCCAAG GAGTTACTATAGGTGCACACaccaaaaattatatttatgtccAGCCAAGAAACAAGTACAAAGACTTGATAACAATCCTAACATAGTTGAAGTGACGTATAGAGGTGAACACATTTGTCACAAATCCTTAACAGCACCATCATCATATCCACCACCACCAAACCTACTTGTCAACATCAATACTACTCAAGCTACCATTCCTCCAGAGGCGTGGCCGCCAGCAGTGAACCTCGGCCTCAGGGGTGGAAACAGTAGCGGCGGACCGTCTACTTCAAGATTCGGTATTGATTATCCGGTAGCCGATATGGCTGATGCAATGTTCAACTCAGGTAGTAGTAGTGGCAATAGCATGGAATCACTTTTTCATCCAAGTGATGATAAATGGGAACCTGATGAAAAGATAAACTGA
- the LOC123920175 gene encoding WRKY transcription factor 55 isoform X1 has protein sequence MEEVMNFITRAFELAKDHEQELPNIANNPEMLFSSIDEVEKAFSSAKERLMMMLSSQHDTTTTTTTTTTKGSNSFAQILSHDVFMQNNHDHHGQMGGSGNSMHAHSMNQLLLMQHSFEMLRSRGTLMIGEMGGRDVEGLEISKGLEGEMQGIEESPSRPKKSSRKNDMEKRTEMFPAPQIGNTEMPPEDGFTWRKYGQKEILGRKYPRSYYRCTHQKLYLCPAKKQVQRLDNNPNIVEVTYRGEHICHKSLTAPSSYPPPPNLLVNINTTQATIPPEAWPPAVNLGLRGGNSSGGPSTSRFGIDYPVADMADAMFNSGSSSGNSMESLFHPSDDKWEPDEKIN, from the exons ATGGAAGAGGTCATGAATTTCATCACGCGTGCTTTTGAATTGGCCAAAGATCATGAACAAGAACTACCAAACATTGCCAACAACCCTGAAATGCTATTCTCATCCATTGATGAGGTTGAAAAAGCATTTTCTTCTGCAAAAGAAAGATTAATGATGATGTTGTCATCACAACAtgacacaacaacaacaacaacaacaacaacaacaaaaggtTCTAATTCCTTTGCTCAAATTTTGTCTCATGATGTTTTCATGCAAAACAATCATGATCATCATGGTCAAATGGGTGGAAGTGGAAATTCAATGCATGCACATTCAATGAATCAATTGCTTCTAATGCAACACTCTTTTGAGATGCTAAGGTCTAGGGGAACTTTGATGATTGGCGAAATGGGCGGGAGGGATGTCGAAGGTTTAGAGATATCAAAAGGGTTAGAAGGAGAAATGCAAGGAATAGAAGAATCACCATCACGACCGAAAAAAAG CAGCAGGAAGAATGATATGGAGAAGAGAACAGAGATGTTTCCAGCACCTCAAATTGGAAACACTGAAATGCCACCAGAAGATGGCTTCACTTGGAGAAAATATGGACAAAAAGAGATACTTGGCCGCAAGTATCCAAG GAGTTACTATAGGTGCACACaccaaaaattatatttatgtccAGCCAAGAAACAAGTACAAAGACTTGATAACAATCCTAACATAGTTGAAGTGACGTATAGAGGTGAACACATTTGTCACAAATCCTTAACAGCACCATCATCATATCCACCACCACCAAACCTACTTGTCAACATCAATACTACTCAAGCTACCATTCCTCCAGAGGCGTGGCCGCCAGCAGTGAACCTCGGCCTCAGGGGTGGAAACAGTAGCGGCGGACCGTCTACTTCAAGATTCGGTATTGATTATCCGGTAGCCGATATGGCTGATGCAATGTTCAACTCAGGTAGTAGTAGTGGCAATAGCATGGAATCACTTTTTCATCCAAGTGATGATAAATGGGAACCTGATGAAAAGATAAACTGA